TCTTATCTGGATAAAAGAGGGGGGTTAGCATGAGCATAAAAGTAGCAGTAGTTGGTTACGGCAATATTGGCAGATTCGCTGTGGAAGCTGTTCAGGCTGCTCCTGACATGGAACTGGCTGGTGTGGTCCGGCGCAGTATCGGGGAAGAACAGCCGCAGGAGTTGGCAGGAGTGCGGGTCGTCACTGCGATCGATCAGCTTCCCGAGGTGGATGCAGCATTAATCTGCACCCCGACCCGCTCAGTTCCGGAGTACGCAGCTCAAATTTTGGCCCGAGGCATCAACACTGTCGACAGCTATGATGTCCACGGCCGCTTGGTAGATGTCCGCACTGAGCTGGAGCAGACAGCAGTTAAGCATAACGCCGTGGCAGTTGTATCTGCCGGCTGGGATCCCGGTACAGATTCGCTGATCCGGGGAATTTTTTCCTTAATGGCACCGAAAGGAGTTACCTACACTAATTTTGGTCCCGGAATGAGTATGGGCCACACCGTAGCGGTTAAAGCGGTTGCAGGGGTTGCTGACGCTTTATCGGTGACGATTCCGCTCGGCACCGGCATTCACCGCCGCCTGGTTTATGTACAGCTGGAAGCAGGAGCTGACTTTGAAGCAGTAAAACAGGCGATCAAAGCGGATCCCTATTTCGTCAATGATGAAACTCACGTTTTCCAGGTGGATGATGTGGAGCAGCTGATCGATAAGGGCCATGGTGTTGTCATTGAGCGCCGCGGTGTTTCTGGCCAAACTTACAATCAGCAGTTTCGGTATGAAATGCGGATCAACAACCCGGCCCTGACTGCTCAGATCATGACGGCGTGCGCCCGCGCCAGTGTAAAACAAAAACCGGGTGCTTATACTATGTTAGAGATTCCCATTATTGACTATCTTTATGGAGATAGAGATACTTTATTACGACAGTTAGTGTAGCAGATTTAGGAGGATGAACATGGATCAGGTAAGAGTTCGGTTTGCTCCCAGTCCTACCGGCTATCTGCACGTAGGATCGGCGCGGACCGCTTTATTTAATTATTTATTTGCTAAACACCATCAAGGAGTATTTGTGCTTAGGATTGAGGATACTGACCTGGCCAGAAGCACAGACGAATCCACCCAGGCAATTCTGGATGCCATGAAGTATCTGGAGCTTTTCTGGGATGAAGGACCGGAAGTAGGCGGCGATTACGGCCCGTACTTCCAATCCCAGCGCCTTGAGCTTTATCGGGAATATGCCGATAAGTTAATCGAATCAGGCCGAGCTTATCAGTGCTTCTGCACTCCGGACGAGCTCGATCAAATCCGGAAGGAAGCGATCGAAAAGAAGCGCGATCCTAAGTATGATGGGCGCTGCTTTCACTTAACCGAGGCTGAGAAGCAGAAATACCTTGATGAAGGCAGAACCCCGGTGCTGAGATTTAAGGCGCAGTACGAAGGAACTACTGTGGTTGATGATTTAATCCGCGGCCAGGTTAAGTTTGACAACCATCAGCTCGATGATTTCGTAATCATGAAATCTGACGGCATGCCCACCTATAACTTCGCAGTAGTGGTTGATGACGCTTTGATGCGAATTACCCACGTAATTCGGGGTGAAGACCATCTTTCCAACACACCAAAGCAGATTCAGCTGTATGAAGCCCTTGGTTTTGCCGTGCCCAAGTTTGCCCACATCCCCATGATTTTAGGACCGGATAAAGCGCTGTTAAGTAAACGCCACGGTGCAACTTCGGTAACCCAATTCCGGGACGAAGGCTATCTGCCCGATGCCATGGTGAACTATCTGGCGCTGTTGGGATGGGCTTATGATGATTCCCAGACCATTTTTAAGCGGGATGACTTAATTACCAAGTTTACGCTGGAAAAAGTTTCCAAAAATCCTGCTGTTTTTGATATTACTAAGCTGCAGTGGATGAATGGAGTTTATATCCGGGATTTAAATCTAGATGAATTCTACGCTTATGCCCTGCCGCTGTTTCAAGCTTGGAGCTTCCTGCCCGAAGAAGTCAATCCGGAGCAGGAACGGAAAGCCAAAGCTGTTTTAGCCAGTCTCCAGGAAAGGGTTAAGCTGTTAACGGAGCTGAAAGAAGCCAGCTACTATTTCTTTGAAGATGAGCTTCAGTACAATGAAAAAGCAGTTAGTAAGTTTCTCCTGAAAGATGGAGCGAGTGAGATCTTGACTGCCCTGTTAACTGAGCTGCTGGCAGTTAAAGAATATACCCAGGTGAATTTAGAGCCGGTGTTCCACAAGATTCAAGAGCAGTTTGATGTCAAACTCGGCGCAGTCATGCAGCCGCTTAGGGTCGCTGTGACCGGTACCAATGTCAGTCCGGGAATGTATGAAGTGCTGGAAACTTTAGGGAGGGCTAAGACCTGCCAGCGGATCAAGGATGCCCTGGCATTAATCAAACAACACCAGGAGGGGAACTAGATGAGAGTAGATGTGCAGTGGAATGGCAAAATGGCTTTTACCGCAGTTTCCGCGCGTAGTCAAAATCAAGTGACCATGGATTCTTCCGCTCAACATGGGGGAGAAGGATCAGGTGTTTCTCCGATGGAAATGGTGCTGGCGGCTCTCGCGGGCTGCTCGGGGATGGATGTAGTGAGCATCCTCAATAAGAAAAGGGTTGCCTACAGCGGTATCAGCATCAGTGTGGAAGGTGAGCGGGCTGATGAGCATCCCCGCGTTTTCACCAAGATTAATGTTGTTTACACTTTTACTGGTGAGAACTTAGAGGACAAGCGTAAAGCGTTAGAAGACAGTGTGCGTCTTTCCATGGAAAAATACTGCTCTGTTGCAGGCATGGTTGATAAAACCGCAGAAATTAACTGGCGGGTTGAAATCGCCGATTAATCTTGCGGAAAATGATTTACAAAATTCACAGGACATGATATAATAACAAATGTGATTCGCTCCCATCGTCTAGTGGCCTAGGACATCGCCCTCTCACGGCGGAGACAGGGGTTCAAATCCCCTTGGGAGTACCAAATTAAAATCAAAACCACCCCTAGTGGGTGGTTTTTTTAGTTAGCAAAGCATATAAATATCATGCTAAACGCTGCGGAGAATCAGGATGAGAAAATCCTGATAGTTCAGGCAGGGATGATTCGGGTAATGCTCCTGATACCATTCCTGGAGTTTTTTATCCTCTGTTACAAATGCGTCCGCGCATTTGGCAGCAGTGTGGGCGATGCGGAGATCGCTGCCGAGATCATCGCCAGGATCATCCAGCGATACCTGGGGCACTACCTGCCGGGGGATGCTTTGAATCAGCTGCAGCTTGCGGGGATTCTGGATCCGGGAAATCTCTTCTTCCTGGATTTCGCAGGTCAGCAGTTTAACCATACCGGAAGAGACAGCCTGCCATATTTCCGGAAAATACTCATCGGCAATCATTTTATCGAAAATATTAGTATCAATCATCAGCTCTTGCATAAATCCAGTACACCATTCCTTTGTTTGGTTTTAGAGCAGGAAGTTCAATGCTGAAACAGAACTATAATTAGTATAGTGGAAAACGAGTAAAGTCGCCAGCTTTTTTACCGCAGGCCAAGCACTGATGTTCTGCGCAGATTGACTTTACCGCGTTAGCAGGGGAGGTTGTCGATCAGATTGACACGTTTTTATCATTGGCTGCGGTTTTGGGTGCTGTGGTGGATCAGCGCGGGCTTGAATTTTGGCATTCTCATGACTATCCGGCGGTTTTATATGACTGATGATGTGCTCTCGGACTATTTTAAGATGGTTGCAGGCCCGATCGATAACTGGGTGGCATTTTTGGGAATTTTTATCTGTCTGTTTCTAGTTTATTTGATCAACGCTTTTTATAAAGAACCGGAACTGATCACAACTCGCTTTATGTTTGTAAGCAGTCTCCAGCTGCCGCTGTTCGGAATCTTGCGGCTGGTAACAGCGCCGTTTGCATTGCGGCTTGATTCCGAATTTGAGCTTACAGTGGCATATGTCCTGATCTCCCTAGCCGCTATTGTCATAGGAGTGCTGATGTTTTGGCGGACTATTAAAAACAAAAATGAGTCGATGCTGCGGATGCTGAAAAGATTTGCGCGGCTGTATCGCGATGATAAGTACTGGTAAAGAAAAAGGCCTCGGTTAAGTCCGAGGTCTTTTTAAACGGCTTGATACTGGGGTAGTGCTAATTCGCGCTTTTTTCTGATACGCTGCCAGCGCCTCCTCATAAACCAGCAGTGTTTTTTCGGCCATTTGGCGGCTGCTGAGGTGATCAACAGCATAAGCGCGGCTGAAGCGCTGTAACCTTCTAATGCGCTTGCGGTTGCCTGCTAAAGTTTCCAAATCTTCCCGGAGCCTGCTGAAACTAAAGCGCCCCTGATTGCCGGAAAAATCGAAATCAGGCTGACGAACCGCTTTTTGGTCGATAATCCCATCGTAGCGGGTGTTCATCAAGAGTACTGCGCAGCCCGCTGCTAAGGCTTCTCGTGCTGTGCGTCCACAGCCCGCTACAATATTAGCCCGGCCTAAAATCTTTTCAATATCAGTCTGCCAGGGCATGAATTCTGCTTCAACCGGAGGCTGCCAGTTGCCAATAATGATCAGATTGAGTTGAGGAATAGCGGCGA
The window above is part of the Bacillota bacterium genome. Proteins encoded here:
- a CDS encoding diaminopimelate dehydrogenase, which gives rise to MSIKVAVVGYGNIGRFAVEAVQAAPDMELAGVVRRSIGEEQPQELAGVRVVTAIDQLPEVDAALICTPTRSVPEYAAQILARGINTVDSYDVHGRLVDVRTELEQTAVKHNAVAVVSAGWDPGTDSLIRGIFSLMAPKGVTYTNFGPGMSMGHTVAVKAVAGVADALSVTIPLGTGIHRRLVYVQLEAGADFEAVKQAIKADPYFVNDETHVFQVDDVEQLIDKGHGVVIERRGVSGQTYNQQFRYEMRINNPALTAQIMTACARASVKQKPGAYTMLEIPIIDYLYGDRDTLLRQLV
- a CDS encoding glutamate--tRNA ligase — encoded protein: MDQVRVRFAPSPTGYLHVGSARTALFNYLFAKHHQGVFVLRIEDTDLARSTDESTQAILDAMKYLELFWDEGPEVGGDYGPYFQSQRLELYREYADKLIESGRAYQCFCTPDELDQIRKEAIEKKRDPKYDGRCFHLTEAEKQKYLDEGRTPVLRFKAQYEGTTVVDDLIRGQVKFDNHQLDDFVIMKSDGMPTYNFAVVVDDALMRITHVIRGEDHLSNTPKQIQLYEALGFAVPKFAHIPMILGPDKALLSKRHGATSVTQFRDEGYLPDAMVNYLALLGWAYDDSQTIFKRDDLITKFTLEKVSKNPAVFDITKLQWMNGVYIRDLNLDEFYAYALPLFQAWSFLPEEVNPEQERKAKAVLASLQERVKLLTELKEASYYFFEDELQYNEKAVSKFLLKDGASEILTALLTELLAVKEYTQVNLEPVFHKIQEQFDVKLGAVMQPLRVAVTGTNVSPGMYEVLETLGRAKTCQRIKDALALIKQHQEGN
- a CDS encoding OsmC family protein yields the protein MAFTAVSARSQNQVTMDSSAQHGGEGSGVSPMEMVLAALAGCSGMDVVSILNKKRVAYSGISISVEGERADEHPRVFTKINVVYTFTGENLEDKRKALEDSVRLSMEKYCSVAGMVDKTAEINWRVEIAD